GGGATGAAACCATCGGAAGCACCATTTAAAAAACGGATTGGTAAAGACCTTTTTCATACGCTTATAACCCTTGTCGCCGGGACCTTTCCCGTCGCCATGTCCTATAAAGAATGTCTTGTTGTTAAAGGTAAATTCTTTGGGTTCCCGAAAGGTGGGGATGTTTAGTTCCTTTTCAAAATAATCCCGCATCCACAGATCGTGATTTCCCACAAAAAAATAGATGGGAATGCCGCTGTCACTAATTTCAGCTAGCTTACCGAGCACGCGCACAAAACCTTTTGGGACAACGGTTTTATATTCGAACCAGAAATCGAACAAATCTCCCAATAGAAAAATGGCGGCGGCATCCTGTTTTACGATATCGAGCCATGCGACAAATTTCTTTTCACGCGGCAGACTTTCGGCGGGAGAGGGTGCGCCAAGATGATTATCGCTGGAGAAGTAAACTTTTTTTCCTTGCGGGATTTGCATGTTTCAAATATATAGAAAAAGACCCTTTAACGGATGCATATGACACTTCGAATTAATTTTCGGAAGCAAACCATTCGGCATAGCTTGTAGCAGTTTCCTGAAGCTTTAACGAATGCAGTTGGATATTCTTGGGCAAACGGGCTTTAATTTTTCCGGCAAAATCGATTACCATCATCTCACTCGTAGGCTGATAGTTCACCAATAACACACTATGACCTCTATCCGATAATTCTTTCGCCAATTCAACATGAGGGGTGTTTTTATTGAAAACAGTCGCATGGTCAAACACATCGACAATTTCTTCCTTTACAATTTTCTTTAAGTCCCCAAAATCGATGACCATCCCAAATTTCACATGAGAGGTATCACTAATAGGATTGCCAACCACTGTCACCGAGAGTTTGTAGCTGTGACCGTGGACGTTGCGGCATTTTCCGTCGTAGCCATAGAGGGCATGGCCGGTTTCAAAAGAGAATTGCTTTGTGATACGAATGTTGCTCATACGTTTAAATTGATAGGTAAAGATACGGTATTTAGAAAAATCATATTTTATAACAACCAATAGTTTTCTGAAGTATATTTGCTGACTTTTTTAAATAGTATGATAATCGAACAGGAACTTTTTGAACAACTGGATTTTGCTGAAAATCCTTTATTTGAAACGATTATTACCAATTTATTGGAACAAAAGTTTGCTGTTATCGATCATTTTTATGACGAAGCAGAAGTTGTTGCCTTGCGCAATGCTTTGCTGGAGCGCCACCGAACCATCGGATTTAAAAAATCGGCTGTAGGGAATTGGACAAATGAGGAAATCGACAAAAGCATTCGGGGAGATTTTATTTCCTGGATAGATGAAAGCAAAATAACATTGGCCGAAGAATTGTTTTTCAAGAAGATAAATTCGCTCGTTACCTACCTGAATAAAACCTGTTTTATGGGAATTTTTCAGAAGGAATTCCATTATGCCTTGTATCCTACCGGCACTTTTTACAAGCGACATCTTGACACCTTCGCCAACGACGATCGGCGGAAATTGTCCATCGTTTGTTATTTGAATGAAGCCAACTGGCCCAAAGAGAATGGGGGAGAGCTTACACTTTATCTTCCCAACGAAACCTTAGACCTTCTTCCCTTACCAGGGAGAATGGTTATTTTTGAAAGTCAGGTGATCGAGCACGAGGTGAAACCGGTAAAAGCTTCGGAGCGATTGAGTATTACGGGATGGTTAAAAACCCGCTAATTAGCGTTTCTTTATTTTTTTGTAGATCACCACAATAATAAGTAGAATTCCCAAGACCAGAAAGAGACCTGTTCCGCCTAAAAAACGTAGAATATCCATTGTAATTTTTATTGTAAATGTATTTATTTTTCCATTAAGGGGATGTATTTCCTTTTGAATTTGATAAGTAAAGCAATGGCCCGATAGCTTATCCACACCAATATAGCAAGCCAGATCCCGATGAGTCCCCAATCCATATAATGAGCGAGATACAAGACAGGAATAAAGCCTATGAGAGTCGCGCCCAGCAGTACATTTCGCAAATAGGCCATTTCTCCCAACCCTTTAAACAAGGCATCGAATGTAAAGGCCAGCGCGTTTATGGGCTGACTTATTAATACCATAAAGAACATGCCGTAGAAAATAGTGAGTACCTCCATGTCTTTGTTGAATAACAATCCCAGAGGTTTATAAAAAATAATACCTGCAAGTACCAGCAAACCGGCGACTCCCAAATTATAGAGATTTACGCGTTTGGTAAGTTTATAAAGAGAAGTGTAATCTTTGGCGCCCAAAAGTTTTCCGCCAAGTATATTTCCGGCGGCTCCGTACCCGTCTATAAAAAAGGCAGTGAACAGCCAGATGTTTATCGCAATGGCGTGCGCGGCAATATATTCTTTCCCTAAACCTGTGGCTTGTCTTACAGCCAATAACAAGGCAATATTTAAGGCTAGAGAGCGGACAAACAGGTTGAAACTCATAGAAACGAGGCGGTGAATTTCGGGATGTATTGGGAAGCGTAATCGCAGAGAAACCTGAGTTTTTTTCAAGAGGAAAATTAATGCCAATAAAGCCATTAGTGCCTGCGAAATTAAACTCGCCCATGCAGCACCTTTAATTCCCATGGCAGGAATGTAATCTTCAATTCCGTAGACAAATGCAATGTCAAGACCTATGTTTACCAGGGCTCCTGAGGCTGCAATAATCATGGGCCAAAAGGTGTTTTGCAGCCCTCTGAATAATCCAAAAACAGCAAAGGTGAATAAGGTTAACGGAAAACCCCATACGCGAATGTTATAATAGTCTATGCTATAGGAAAGGATAAGTCCGTCGGCATTTAAAAACGAGAAGATTTCTTCCACAAAAAAGTAGGTGGAAAAGAGAACGATAAAGCTAAGTAGGATATTGAAATAAATGGCTTGCGCCGGGAAATTTTGCAACTCACTGATTTTTCCTGCACCCAGATTTTGTGAAACAATGGCCGAAATGGCACTGCGACTTTGCGCCAAAATCCAGATTAGCATGGAGAGAAAAGAGCCTACAATTCCAACAGCGGCCAATGCCTCAGTGCCAAATTCAGGGATGTTTCCTACAATTGCGGCATCGGTACTGGAAAGAACAGGCTCGGCAATACCCGATAAAATTGCAGGAATTGCGAGTTGTTGAATACGCTTAAAGGAGATGTTGGTTTTTTCCATTGGGCGTTACAAAAGTAGAAAAAACGAATGGGTCATTGGGAAGAAATCTATTGGTTTTAGTGATGTTCCGGTAAGAACTATTGATGCGACAAAACCAACTCGTAACAATAAAATGGATGTTGACTTTGCTTCGGAAAGAAAATATTTCCTAAACGCTGATAGCCTCTTGCTTCATAAAATTTTTGATTGCGCAGATTTTGACTGAAAGTGTCCAATCTAATAGAGGCTTTATTATTTTCTCTACCAAGTTTTTCGGCAAAATCCATCAGGAGTCTGGCGCAGCCACGTCCCTGAAATTGTGGATTCACCGCCAGTCTGTGAATGTAATAATGAGCGCTATCTTTGGTGAGCCATGTAATATCGTCGTATTCCGCATCTTTTACAGAAGAAATTACAATGCAGCCTACAATTTCTTCAGCATGGAGAAGGACATACAATTCGTTTCGGACCATATCTTTTTGAAATGCTTCCTTGTTGGGATAGAATTCGTTCCATTGAAAAATATTTTCAGAAACCATTTTAGCGGCACAGGCGCGGGTAATTGTTATAATTTTCTCAATTTCTGAGGGTTTCGCATGCCTAATCATATATAATGAATTAATTTTGCACTGGATTGCGGATAACAGCAAGACGAATTTAATATAAAAGAATAGAAATAACGATGAAAAATATATTGGTTCCCATAGGATCTTCAGAGAACTCGGCCAGTAATCTGCAATACGCCATCGACCTAGCCAAGGCTATTGATGCGAATGTATATGTAGTTTCGGTATTTCAGGAATTATCGAAGGTAGCCGGGCTTTCAAAGGTGAATACTATTTTAAAGGAAGACACCGAACATCTTTTAGAAGAGATTGTTACAAAAGTAGACAAGAAAGGAGTTTCGGTAATTGCACATCCTATAAAGGGGGAAATACTGGAAGGAATTAACCGTGTAAATAGACAGATTCCTATAGACCTTATGGTGCTTGCACCACGGAGTAATTCGATTAAAGAAGAAGTATTTTTAGGGAAAACTTCCGGGAAGTTATTGAAACACACCAATATTCCTATACTAATCGTTCCCGAAGGCGCCAAATTCACAAAGCCCAAGACAATGTTGATGGCGTTTAAGAACGGAAATTTTGAAAAGGACTTTATCTTGGAACCGATAAGGAAATTTGTAAGAATGTTTAAGACCGAGGTACATGTATTGCACGTGGAAACACCGGAAAGTACAGATGAGCTGATGCAGGTTACCGACAATTTAAAAGAGATTCAATCTTCCTATACAATTGCCAGAAATGCAACTACATTTCAAGGAGTTTTAGAACACTTTCAGCATTTTCACCCTGATATGTTATGTGTAGTGCGAAGAAAACGCGGATTCTTTAAAAAGCTGTGGGAGAAAAACGAGATTATGAAAAGAGAATTTCACACAAGTAAACCTTTGTTGGTTTTACCTGTACAAGAATAAATTTTTATTATATTCGCAACTTCAATGCCAAAAGGGGGATTAGCTCAGCTGGCTAGAGCGCTACGC
This genomic stretch from Ulvibacter sp. MAR_2010_11 harbors:
- a CDS encoding 2OG-Fe(II) oxygenase; protein product: MIIEQELFEQLDFAENPLFETIITNLLEQKFAVIDHFYDEAEVVALRNALLERHRTIGFKKSAVGNWTNEEIDKSIRGDFISWIDESKITLAEELFFKKINSLVTYLNKTCFMGIFQKEFHYALYPTGTFYKRHLDTFANDDRRKLSIVCYLNEANWPKENGGELTLYLPNETLDLLPLPGRMVIFESQVIEHEVKPVKASERLSITGWLKTR
- a CDS encoding MATE family efflux transporter, yielding MEKTNISFKRIQQLAIPAILSGIAEPVLSSTDAAIVGNIPEFGTEALAAVGIVGSFLSMLIWILAQSRSAISAIVSQNLGAGKISELQNFPAQAIYFNILLSFIVLFSTYFFVEEIFSFLNADGLILSYSIDYYNIRVWGFPLTLFTFAVFGLFRGLQNTFWPMIIAASGALVNIGLDIAFVYGIEDYIPAMGIKGAAWASLISQALMALLALIFLLKKTQVSLRLRFPIHPEIHRLVSMSFNLFVRSLALNIALLLAVRQATGLGKEYIAAHAIAINIWLFTAFFIDGYGAAGNILGGKLLGAKDYTSLYKLTKRVNLYNLGVAGLLVLAGIIFYKPLGLLFNKDMEVLTIFYGMFFMVLISQPINALAFTFDALFKGLGEMAYLRNVLLGATLIGFIPVLYLAHYMDWGLIGIWLAILVWISYRAIALLIKFKRKYIPLMEK
- a CDS encoding universal stress protein, whose amino-acid sequence is MKNILVPIGSSENSASNLQYAIDLAKAIDANVYVVSVFQELSKVAGLSKVNTILKEDTEHLLEEIVTKVDKKGVSVIAHPIKGEILEGINRVNRQIPIDLMVLAPRSNSIKEEVFLGKTSGKLLKHTNIPILIVPEGAKFTKPKTMLMAFKNGNFEKDFILEPIRKFVRMFKTEVHVLHVETPESTDELMQVTDNLKEIQSSYTIARNATTFQGVLEHFQHFHPDMLCVVRRKRGFFKKLWEKNEIMKREFHTSKPLLVLPVQE
- a CDS encoding 6-carboxytetrahydropterin synthase, coding for MSNIRITKQFSFETGHALYGYDGKCRNVHGHSYKLSVTVVGNPISDTSHVKFGMVIDFGDLKKIVKEEIVDVFDHATVFNKNTPHVELAKELSDRGHSVLLVNYQPTSEMMVIDFAGKIKARLPKNIQLHSLKLQETATSYAEWFASEN
- a CDS encoding GNAT family N-acetyltransferase, with protein sequence MIRHAKPSEIEKIITITRACAAKMVSENIFQWNEFYPNKEAFQKDMVRNELYVLLHAEEIVGCIVISSVKDAEYDDITWLTKDSAHYYIHRLAVNPQFQGRGCARLLMDFAEKLGRENNKASIRLDTFSQNLRNQKFYEARGYQRLGNIFFPKQSQHPFYCYELVLSHQ
- a CDS encoding UDP-2,3-diacylglucosamine diphosphatase, coding for MQIPQGKKVYFSSDNHLGAPSPAESLPREKKFVAWLDIVKQDAAAIFLLGDLFDFWFEYKTVVPKGFVRVLGKLAEISDSGIPIYFFVGNHDLWMRDYFEKELNIPTFREPKEFTFNNKTFFIGHGDGKGPGDKGYKRMKKVFTNPFFKWCFRWFHPEHGMRLAHYLSVKNKLISGDEDRKFLGEENEWLAQYAKRKLETQHYDYFIFGHRHFPMEIQVGEKSTYFNLGDWIHHYTYGVFDGEKFELKEFTP